AAGATCCCCGGTTTGCCGGATTAGACAAAGAATTTAATAGTATCCTTCATACCTGGCATGTAGCCGGTTTTGCTGTAGCCGTAGTAGAGAAGGATAAAATTGTATATGCCAAAGGCTTTGGTTACCGGGATTATGAACACAAGTTGCCCGTAACTCCGAATACGCTGTTTGCCATAGGTTCCAACACGAAAGCCTTTACAGCAGGTTTGTTAGGCATACTCAGGGGAGAAGGGAAAGTGGATTTCGAACAGCCGGTTCGCCGTTTCCTGCCCGAGCTGGAGTTTGCCACACCAGAACTGAATGAGCAGGTGACCCTCAGAGATATGATGACGCATCGTACCGGGGTGCAACGTTACGACTATTCATGGTTCTTCTTTCCACCTACATGCAGGGATTCCCTCTTATGGCGTATACGTTATTTTCAACCCCACACACCTTTGCGTTCCCGGTGGGAGTACAATAACTTTATGTACCTGGCACAGGGCAAAGTAGCGGAGAAGCTTACCGGCAAAAGTTGGGAAGACAATATCCGCCACTACTTTTTTGAACCACTCGACATGTTGCATTCCGATTGCTCCGTCACAGAAATGGTGAAGCAGGAAGATGTAGCCCTGCCATATAGCGTAGCCCAGGATAGCATTATCAAAAAACTGAAATACCATAATATCGATGTAATCGCCCCGGCAGGTAGTATCAACAGCAGTGTGCTGGATATGGCGCACTGGGCAAGTATGTGGATCAATGGCGGGAAATACAAAGGAAAAATCGTGCTGCCGGAACCCTATGTGCGCGAAGCTACAGGTTTGCAGATGGCTATAGGGTACGATCAGCCAGACAAAATGCATCCTGACCTGCACTTCAACGGCTATGGGCTGGGGTGGTTTTTACGTTCTTACAGAGGTCACTACCAGGCGGAGCATGGGGGAAATATAGATGGCTTTTCTGCACTTACCTGTATATTCCCTACAGATAGTATAAGTATCATAGTATTGAGCAATCAGTCGGGTTCTAAAGTACCGGATATCGTGCATAATATCCTTGCAGACAGGGCGCTGAAACTAAGTAAAATAG
This Chitinophaga sancti DNA region includes the following protein-coding sequences:
- a CDS encoding serine hydrolase; this encodes MKKLTQWFCMSALVFSHAHAQTPTKEDPRFAGLDKEFNSILHTWHVAGFAVAVVEKDKIVYAKGFGYRDYEHKLPVTPNTLFAIGSNTKAFTAGLLGILRGEGKVDFEQPVRRFLPELEFATPELNEQVTLRDMMTHRTGVQRYDYSWFFFPPTCRDSLLWRIRYFQPHTPLRSRWEYNNFMYLAQGKVAEKLTGKSWEDNIRHYFFEPLDMLHSDCSVTEMVKQEDVALPYSVAQDSIIKKLKYHNIDVIAPAGSINSSVLDMAHWASMWINGGKYKGKIVLPEPYVREATGLQMAIGYDQPDKMHPDLHFNGYGLGWFLRSYRGHYQAEHGGNIDGFSALTCIFPTDSISIIVLSNQSGSKVPDIVHNILADRALKLSKIDWNGEADKAVHTKKPVADKREDTIIIKGTTVIRPLAELTGTFGNNLYGNFEVFQRNDSLFARFPVETVYLKHRGYDIFDANSTTDPTAGSMTTIHFLMDDNGDINSLNVRLDDDTPAVFVKRK